Below is a window of Desulfovermiculus halophilus DSM 18834 DNA.
GCAGAAAGTCACAGCCAAAATGAACCTACAGTGGAGAGCGTCTTGAACCTGATGGTAACAGCTCTTGGTCTGAGCCAGGACTTTCTCCAAAAATCAGCCTTCAACAAATGCAAAGAACGAATCGAAAGGCTGCTGTCATCAGTAAGCTATATCGGCCCCCTCATGAAAAGATTTCATGAGGCCCTGGGCGCCAGAGACGATCTGGACGTGGAACAAAAAGAGCAGGCTCTCAACCAGATTGAGCAGCTTATACATGAAACCGCCGTGGCTTGAATGTGTTACCCGCTGGACCGGATTTTGTTCGAATTTTTATTGCAACAGCACAGCTAAATTCGAAGTGGTATTCGTCATCTGACAAGAAACCAAGGGTCGAGCGAAGTGCCTGCTGAATTTCTGGGCCGTTCCAAAAACCTGGGTTCCTTACTGGAATGAGAAAGTGCAAATCCCTGCACCAGTTGTTACCAAAGGAGTCAACATCGTCTTCTCGTTTAATCGCCTGGTCGGCGCTGTAAACGTAAGTTGCAATCTCGAGAAGATCCTGGAAGGCGTCCGGCACGTCCTTGCACATCTTTTTGTGAATATCTTCGATTCTCAGGGTGATTTTGTCCGGTCCGTCATTACCCCAAAGTCGAAGGCGCAGGTCCCTCTCTGGGTTTTCCTCAATCCCATCCGTCGGCGCGGTCCCACAAATGACATATCGTTTATCTTGCATCAGCCCGCGCTCCTTCTTTTAGCTCGTCCTTCATCTTTTTCAGCGCGTAAGAGGCAAAGCCGTTGGATGACTCCCTGGAAATGTCGCCACCTTCTTCATATCTGTGTTTTGAAAACCAATCTGCAGAAAACCGCTCCACGATCATCGAGGCTTCTTTGCAATGTGTTTCCAATGCCTTATCAAACTGGTTCATTTCATTCATGGTGGGAAAACGCAGTCCCTCGCCAAGTTGTGAACCCAAAGTTTTCGTTAGAAAATAATTCATGCTTTCATTGGCCAGTTTTGAGAAGAATGTTCTGGAAAGTTCTCCAAATTCGCGTTTTTTTCCCAAAGAACTTAGCGCGGCTTGAAGGTCGTTGGCATCCGGAGTGAAGAGAGAAGGTAATTTGGGTCTGACGTGCTCAACTATCGCACCAACCAATGCTCTTTGAGCAATCTCGCCAAGATCCCCACGTCTTCCGTTTTCTACCCTCTTGTTATCGAGGGCTTCGGATATCGCCGCTGTAAGGTCGGGAAGCGATGTTTCTTCGGATAATCTGACCCCATGGGTAGCAAGATGATCTTGAAAATTATCTTTCTTGGCCGCTATGGCGAGTTGGGTCATTAACCAGACGGCTTCGGTGAAACCTTTATCATCAAGCACAAAAGAAAAGGCCTTGTCAGCCGCCCGGATTGTGGCGTTTGCAATTTGGGACACGTCGGCACCGGCCGCGATCAGGCCGACCACCTCTTTCCATGCCCTCGACCTTGGAAGGCTTCCAAGTCTGACGTGCCCCATGTCGATCTCCTTATTGTTCGCGACCCAGCATCGTTATTCGGGCCTCCTGATGACGACGATGCTTCGGGCCTTACGAGCTTCTTTCTTCAGATAGCCTTTCCGTACCAGTTGAGCGATCTGCTCGTGGGCGCTCGCGTGGCTGATACCAAGGACTTCCGACAATTCTTTCACCGTTGGCGGCAACCCCTTTTCATCGATGATTTGGCAAATGACCCTCAGCGTGTTGGCTTGTGGGTCGGTTATTTCCGATACCTTTTTCTTTCCCATGGCGATTGCTCCGTGTCGTAGCCACTGAGCGGATTAAGCCCAATTGATGACCACAAAATATACGACCTGATGAACATCAGGTCAATCAAAAAAACAGGACTTCTCGTCTGATTCCGTCATCTTGCACGTCCATCCGGTAGGTAACGAACGTAAGTCCGGCTTAGCCCGGGCGTAACCAGATAACCGACCAGAGGCGGAGCTGAGGCGGTTGTGGGTGCCAACGAACGCGCATCCCGACCGCCACCGTTTTCTGGCATCCACACCATCCAGCCCCCCGGTCCCACCGGAGGTGTTCGATGTTGGATGTACAGGAAATGAATGATGGGCCGGGGCTTGATGACCTTGGCGAAAACGGCAAACCCGGCCGCCTGTCGGGTGAGGCGAGGCTCCAGTCAGCCGCTTCCATTCTGGCCACGGCGATCCTGCGCCGAAAGGCAAAAAACGCATGTGTGGGCAATGAGTTAGAGGTTTTCGAAGATTCTTCCCCCGTGCTCGGAGAAGGACTTGATTCATTGCCGGAACAGAGCATTCA
It encodes the following:
- a CDS encoding LexA family protein — translated: MGKKKVSEITDPQANTLRVICQIIDEKGLPPTVKELSEVLGISHASAHEQIAQLVRKGYLKKEARKARSIVVIRRPE